Below is a genomic region from Triticum dicoccoides isolate Atlit2015 ecotype Zavitan chromosome 5A, WEW_v2.0, whole genome shotgun sequence.
TCACAAAGCTCAGGTATCTTGGGAACTGGTGAGTCACAAATCTCAGTTATCAAATTGAAAAGTTAAAAGTTTTACAAAGAACCATGAAGAGACAGCCAAGCAAGTATCAAGCATACCAGTTCTCCATCGAAGTCATCTGATATGAACACCCGCTTGACATAAAGCCTGATATTTTTAGTCTTCCTATCAGTTATGTCCTCTTTCTTTGTAGCAGGCACATACAGAATTGACCTGAATTCTACTTCACCCTGCATCAAATTTGATCAAGAACAGTTTACTTGAATGTGAGTTGTGAAGATCCTTATCAGGCTAGTTCACCCTGCATCACATTACCAATCACACTACCATTTTCACGAGTTTATAATTGCCTATCAGAAGACTATGTTACAGAAATAGCAGTGCAACTATAATGTCAAATAACATCCATGTGGGTAGCTGAATTTTCGCAATTACATGCTACAAAATTATGACCTTTTTCTATATATTTTTTGGCATATCTCTTTCAACAAAGACATGGTTCATAGATGAATACTTCTGCAATGTGGTTGGTTTGCAATTGGAGTATGTAAAAAATGAAAAAATTTAAGTAGCATTTGTTGATCAACTGTGTATTATTTAGATTGCACATATTATCTAGGCAAAAGCAATTGCAGATATCATGTGATATACCAACCATGTGTTGAATTAACAAAAGCAACAGAAAGGCAAAGGAATCTACCTCTGTAGTGAAGTGTGAGGAGGCCAAGGGATCCAAATACTCGTTGAAGGTCTTCTTGTAAAATTCATTGTACTCCTCAGTTGATACCTCCTTAGGAGTCCGAAGCTGGCAACAACACAACAACGGGAATAATTTCAGGCTCTCTCAGAAGAAAAATTGGAAGTGAAAAAACGTAGTTATCATTTATCAACAAGACAAGCAGCACAATAAACAGTCCCAAAGTTCTCACCCAAATAGGTTGTGTTTCATTCGTAAGCTCCCAGTCCCAATACTTCTCCACAACGGTTTTTGTCTTTTTCTTAACCTGTTAACATCGCAATATTAGAAATTATCAACATGTAAGAATGAAGCACAATTTGGGCAACTGAATATGGCTCAAAGGAAAGCAGTGCAAAATGACTTTTTTTTACGGTTTATTACAATGTTACCTCTTTTTTGGGTTCACCATCACCTTCTGTTTTAGCTTCAGCAGGATCCTCGTCAACCTCAACCTAGAAAATCAATGAATGTCTTGCATAAGCAAGGTTCCACTTTAATAACCACAGGGAGCTAGAAGTATTAGTCACCTCTTTTGTGAAGCCCTTCTCTTGCCAAGTGTAAATTGGGAAGGAAACAAACTGAGAGTAATTCTTCAGAAGTTTTTGGATCCTCTCAGGGTGAGCAAAACCCTTGTCATCACGCTGCATAGTACATATTTCAAATGGGGCGCACAGTAAAAATTTAAattgtaaaataaaagcaaaggctttgttgttgttgttgtaaaatAAAAGCAAACAGACCTTCAGGTAAAGTGTAAGACAAGTTCCCCTAGGAATGAGCTTCTCTGGATCTTTCTCTTCTCGAATGGTGTAGGAATTAGATTCTGCTTCTGCTTCCCAAACATATTGTTTTTCTGATTTTGGGCTCTTTGTTGACACAGCAACCTAATACACAGAGTAGCAGAAAAATACAGGAAAAGATGttcagcaaaagaaaaagaaacactaTCTCACAACCAGAGTGTTAAATACAACCATGATAACATAACACAGTACCTTGTCTGAAACAAGAAATGCTGAATAGAAACCAACACCAAATTGGCCAATCAAGTTGCTATCAACATTAGCTTCCTGGCTCTCCTGTTATACAATAAGCATAAGTCATAAATATAAAAGGATTTGGAAGATAGACAAGAGGAGAATGGGATCTGCAATTAGATCACACCTTTAATGTCTTCAGGAATTTGGCAGTTCCACTGCTTGCGATAGTTCCAAGAGAATCAACAAGTTCTTGCCTCGTCATACCAATCCCAGAATCACTGGAAAGAAAGAGCAGGTCATGATGCAAATCATTTCCCAATAAGAAAATATACAGCTGGTCACCAGCAAGTAACATGTGCTTACATAATCGTTATTATTCCATTGTCCTTGTCTGTTTGGATGCGAATGTCAAGTTCAGGGCCATCCTTAAGAAGATCAGGATCAGTGACACTCAGATAGCGCAATTTGTCAAGTGCATCACTTGCGTTGCTGCAGGTACAAGTAAGAAAAGGAAGGCGAAATTAGGCTGAGCAACTAGACTAAAGTTTTGTGGCACTCATTAAGCCCTGATTGGGACAAACAATTGCCAAAATGAAGTTAATGCAATATCATGGCGAGGAACAAGTGTCAATAAACACAACAAATAAAGAGTGAATTTGGAGATAACTACTGCTATTTTAAAAAATAACAATATATGTTCTGAATTGTTGCCCACCTGACCAGCTCCCGGAGAAACACTTCCTTGTTGCTATACAAGCTGTGCACAATCAAATCCATGAGCCTATTGACCTGCCGAGCACAAATTGTTCCCCATCATATTCGTGATACGAACATTGGTAAAGATTAGCACGAATCCATACAAAAAGAAAATCATAGGTACCTCAGCCTGATACTCGAACTTCTCGGCAGGTGGCGCGTCAGATGAATCAACTGCTGCAGCACTCGATTCATACCGTCTCCCAACAAGGGCACTCTCCCTCAGCTTGAGGGACGACAAGCTTTCAGCTCCATTAAGCTTGGGAGCCGCAAGCACAGAGAGCAACCTCTTCCCTCCAAGCCGAGAGAGACCAGGGTCTGGGTTTGTCACCTGAAATTGAGACGGCACGGCAAATATCACAAAGCCGCTAGCGTTGTAGAGTAATGCACCAATAAATCATCCGAAGAAGAAAATCACATCAGACCTAGCAATTGCACATTTCTTCTCGGAATAAAATACTATCAGCAATCGGTACACAAATGACATACTGAACAGGAAATCAGATCAACGCCAAACCTCAACTCACTCACAAACACAAATTAATACATAACCCATCAATTAATCAAAACACAGCCCCCAATTTGGGGGCAATGACTAATTCGCAACACATAATGTAAAAACACGCACCGATTCAAGCTCACCGCGAGCTCCTACTTTGCAATCAACCAAACAGGAAACAGCGGAGTACACTACGTACCATACAGTCAATCAATGTCACATACGTACCGAACGCGGcggggccgagggggagagggagggggaggaggaggcggcggcggcggcggcggcgtctccgGAGACCGCGAaggcggcggcgtggcggcgggcggcggcgccggcgcagAGGGATCGCCTCGAGGCCCCGAGCATCTCCGCTGCGCTCTGCTGGTTCTCCTCCCAGGCGAGGGCGAGAGATGTGGGCTGGAGGCGCGCTTGCGCAGGTGGGCTGACCGAGGAAAACGACGGTGCGAGGGTTTTGGAAGAGGGGTTGGGTAGGGTTTTGTGGGCAACCAGAGGCAGAGGGGATGAGGCGTATAAATGGGGTGCGCCTTGCGGATCAAGAAGGAGGGAGTGCGCTTCGCTGGCACCGTGGTCCCGGGCTGTCGGTGAGAGAGTGGGGAAGGGGGCTTGGGTTTGCTCGGTGGTGTTAGCGTTTTGGGAGAAGGTTCTGGAGCAGGGGCCCGGAGTAATGCCATGTGCACCGGTGTGGATAGTCTGTGTATCATACAAGGAGGTTGACATGTGGGGCCAGTGGGTGCATGGTTGTGGGTGGTCCACGACCAGGTGGGCACTTTGCTTTGCCGCGTCCGTTCTCCGTGCAGAAATTTCCAGCCTCCCGAGATGGTCCACTTGTTTCTGACCTGCTACGCCAATTAACTCTGGTCACAACGAGGAGGAATTTAGCAGTAATATCACACACTCTAATACAACTTTGTTTATGTGTTACATATTTAataaagagagaggtgcttgtggtaactagctaagttactggaACATTACACACTCcaaaaacaatgagtctataacataataaatacattgttgcatgacactacatagatattCCTACTcactgtggaggtagtaacatagtctagggaagtgtgtaagttactagactatgttcttgcccattgtgaccagcctcacAAGGCTAGGCCTACAACCAAACGCTTTCTTTTTACATCAGCCTGGCCAGGCATGAAATTTCTAGCATCGACGTCCACACCAGGCACCCGTGAAACTCCAGGCATGAGGGTGAGGACGTGAACCAAACTAGCCCTTGAACACCGTTGACAAGAGGGTTCCAGAAACGTgaatggttgagatggttaggtggacagtggtatccccaatccAGCagagttcaaatcctggtgctcgcattattcctggatttatttcaggatttccggcgatgcgcttttagtgggaggagacgttcccgtcgacgacgaggcgcctacagcgacttcgtaaatctcaagatgatattccggctcagtctctcggaggtgctcataggggtatggtgtgcgtgtgtgcgttcatagggatgagtgtatgcgcgtgtatatgagcacttatgtctgtactgatgctcaaaaaaaagagGGTTCTAAAAACCAGGGTTGCCATGAGGGCGGGGCTTGCATACTCCCTCCCTCGTGCTCTCAACCTTGCTCCTACAACACATTCTACATCCAACGGGCTCTTCAATTTTGTTTCCGCCTTTCTTTTCTTTCGATCTCCACTACTTGGCAAACTCATACGAAAGGGGAAAGAAGGAAATATGTGTGAAGGAGAGAAGGAAATACCGGGGTGTCTAGTTTTCTTTGATTAAAGAAATATACGCGAAAAATTGTTGGATGTAAAATGTATGGTAGAAAGCATGGAAGGGACGAGGGAGGGGGCATGCAAACTCCATCTTGTTTAGCCGTTTAATTCTTAAATAATTTGAGGCAAAAGACAGTTTTATTTTGATGTAATAAAGTTGCAGCCTACTGGTACAAACTTAGAAGTGTCATCTCAAACATAGAGCAACCAACAAGCGGTGCTACCTCCAGAACGATCGATATTAGCTTGACTATCAGTTATCATATTTTGATCACCGGCTAACTTGCTAGGAGATGCATGATCTCAGCCAGGTGTCAAAAAGCAGATCGATCGAGAGAGTCATATGTCAAAGCAACAAATGACAGAAGCATGGGTCGAGAGAGTCGTTTTTCTTTCGATGAAAGGGTCAATCCTTCCGAATTTCTTCCCAAAGTTTAGAAGCATGCGGCCATGTGATAAGGGCATGATACGAAACCCCAATCTCCAACCCACATATTTGAAAAATGGTGCTTGCACTGATTGGTGGCCAACGCACCCATGATTGTTTTCCAAGCCATAGCTCTTTATGTGGCACCTTGGCTTGCAGGATCAAATTCCAAAAAGATTGATCTCCACTTGGATAAAAGCTACTTGCTTCAGGGGAAATGATGTGCATGTTCTTCCATAGCCAACTATGTGCTTTTTACCGGGAACCATACAATGAAATCCTTTTGGAGCATATACTACGTATGAATTTTTCAGCACCGCCTGAACATCAATAGAATGGAATCTTAGTTGACAAAATCAACCctccatgctccattttcatctaagaaatcaaagccctgatttatgTGGCAGCGTGCTTTCAAAGAGAATGTGCACAAGGAATGGCTTCTTGAAATCAACGAATCTCTCCATACTCTGGTCGAGCGGCCATTGTTGACCCGCCAAAGCATACCATGTTTCACCAGTTTGAATCCATGTTCAATATTGTGCCACACTACTGATGTGTTCCCCAGTAAAAATAGTATCCACCAGATTTCCAAAGAGGTAGTATTTTGCCCGAAGGAGCCTTGCCATGAGACTATTGGGATTCTCAATTAATATCCAAGCTTGCTTAGCCAtgagggtgttggaaatatgccctagaggcaataataaagttactattatcatatttccttgctcTTAATAaatttttattatccatgctagaattgtattgaccgaaagctTAAACACATGCCTGGATATATAAACAGACAcggtgtccctggtgagcctctactagactagctcgttgattaaagatggttaaggtttcctgaccatagacattacTTGTCTTttaataatgggatcacatcattaggagaatgatgtgatggacagacccaatCGTAAGCTTAGCATCTAATCATATCACTTAGTTTAAttgctacaactttcttcatgtcaagtatctgctccttagaccatgagatcatgccactccctAATACCGGAAGAATACCTTGTGCATATCAAagtcacttcataactgggtgatgCTACTtcctgagcttgcattggttttcccttgaagaggaaagggtgatgcagcaaagtagagataagtatttccctcagttaagaaccaaggtatcaatccagtaggagaagaaagcgcaaatcaccaatacctgcacaaacaatcaaacatttgcgcccaacgcgataaaggggttgtcaatcccttcacggtcacttgcaaaggtgagatttgatagagatgaatAAAATTAAACAAAAGATAACTAAATATTTTcgtgtttttttggtttatagatctaaaaataaaaaattgcaaaataatagatcggaaactaatatgattgaaaatagacccgggggcataggtttcactagaggtttctctcttgaaggcaaataatacagtgggtgaacaaattactgttgagcaattgatagaaaagcgcaaagttataacaatatccaaggcaatgtttatgtaatataggcatcacgtctgtgtcaagtagaccgactcctgcctgcatctactactattactgcacacatcggccgactcctgcctgcatctagagtattaagttcatgaataacagagtaacgctttaagtaagatgacatgatgtagaggaataactcaagcagtatgatgtaaaccccatctttgtatcctcgatggcaacgatacaatatgtgtctcgctacccataatttgtcactgggtgaggacaccgcaagattgaacccaaagctaagcacttctctcattgcaagaaaaaccaatctagtcggccaaactaaaccgatagttcgaagagaattacaaacatatcacatcatgcatataagaattcagagaagattcaaataatattcatatataatctgaccataaatcaacaattcatcggatctcgacaaacacaccacaaaagaagattgcatcggatAGATCtcaaagaacattgaggagaacatggtattgagaatcaaggagagagaagaagccatctagctactagctatggacccgtaggtctgaggtaaactactcacgcttcatcggaagggcaatggagttgatgtagatgtcctccgtgatcgaatccccctccgacaggatgccggaaaaggccccaagatgggatctcacgggaacagaaggttgcgacggtggaaaagtgtttccgtggatgcttctggtgtttctagaatatatgtgaatatatagggccaagggctaGGTCAGAGGAATCCCGAGGGGGTGGCAAGGtaaccccccctagggtgcgccctccacccttgccgccgcctcatggctcttctgacttgcactccaagtctcctgggtgtcttttggtccaagaaaaatcatcgcaaaaaatttattctgtttggactccgtttgatattccttttctgcgaagctcaaaaacaaggaaaaacagaaagtggcacttggctctaggttaataggttagtccccaaaataatatagaatagcatattactgtatataaaacatccaaaatagataatataatagcatgggacaataaaaatttatagatacgttggagacgtatcaagcatccccaagcttaattcttgcccgtcctcgagtaggtaaatgataaaaatagaaaattttgatgtggaatactacctaacatatttatccatgtaattttctttattgtggcatgaatgttcagatccataagattcaaaaacaaaagtttaatactgacataaaaacaataatacttcaagcataaacaaggccaaagaaagttatccctacaaaatcatatagtctcgctatgctctatcttcatcacacaaagtattaaatcatgcacaaccccgatgacaagccaagcaattgtttcatacttttgatgttctcaaactttttcaactttatgcaatacatgagcgtgatccatggacatggcactataggtcgaatagaatatggtggttgtggagaagacaaaaaggaaggagatagtctcacatcaactaggcgtatcaacgggctatggagatgcccatcaatagatatcaatatgagtgggtagggattgccatgcaacggatgcactagagctataagtgtatgaaaactcaaaaagaaactaagtgggtatttatccaacttgctttctcacgaagacctggggcaatttgaggaagcccataattggaatatacaagccaagttctataatgaaaaattcgcactagtatatgaaagtgacaacataggagattctctatcatgaagatcatggtgctactttgaagcacaagtgtggaaaaaggatagtaacattgtcccttctctcttttatttttttgtgtgggcttctttggcctcttttatttttttgtaaagtccgaagactcatcccaacttgtgagggaatcatagcttccatcatcctttcctcacatgggacaatgctctaataatgatgatcatcacacttttatttacttacaactcaagaattacaactcgatacttagaacaaaatatgactctatatgaatgcctccggcggtgtactgggatgtgcaatggctatggaaataccataataggtaggtatggtgactttttgaggaaggtatatggttggtgtaaggtaccggcgaaagttgcatgatactagaagcaatggtggaagggtgagagtacgtataatccatggaatcaacattagtcataaagaactcacatacttattgcaaaaatctattaggcatcaaaacaaagtactacacgcatgctcctagggggatagattggtaggaaaagaccatcgctcgtcgccgaccgccactcataaggaagacaatcaataaataaatcatgctccgacttcatcacataacggttcaccatatgtgcatgccacgagaatcacaaactttaacacaagtatttctccaatccacaattactcactagcatgactctaatatcaccatctttatatctcaaaacaatcataaagaatcaaacttctcctagtattcaatgcactttatatgaaagtttttattatatccctcttggatgcctatcatattagaactaaattcataaccaaagcaaattaccatgctgtttagagatactctcaaaataatataagtgaagcatgagagttcaacaatttctataaactaaaaccaccaccgtgctctaaaaagatataagtgaagcactagagcaaaattgcctagctcaaaagatataagtgaagcacatagagtattctaataaatcatgattcatgtgtgtttctctgaaaaggtgtgtacagcaaggatgattgtggcaaactaaaaaagcAAAAACgcgtatcatacaagacgctccaagcaaaacatatgtcatgtggtgaataaaaatatagcctcaagtaaagttaccgatag
It encodes:
- the LOC119300617 gene encoding heat shock protein 90-6, mitochondrial-like — translated: MLGASRRSLCAGAAARRHAAAFAVSGDAAAAAAASSSPSLSPSAPPRSVTNPDPGLSRLGGKRLLSVLAAPKLNGAESLSSLKLRESALVGRRYESSAAAVDSSDAPPAEKFEYQAEVNRLMDLIVHSLYSNKEVFLRELVSNASDALDKLRYLSVTDPDLLKDGPELDIRIQTDKDNGIITIIDSGIGMTRQELVDSLGTIASSGTAKFLKTLKESQEANVDSNLIGQFGVGFYSAFLVSDKVAVSTKSPKSEKQYVWEAEAESNSYTIREEKDPEKLIPRGTCLTLYLKRDDKGFAHPERIQKLLKNYSQFVSFPIYTWQEKGFTKEVEVDEDPAEAKTEGDGEPKKEVKKKTKTVVEKYWDWELTNETQPIWLRTPKEVSTEEYNEFYKKTFNEYLDPLASSHFTTEGEVEFRSILYVPATKKEDITDRKTKNIRLYVKRVFISDDFDGELFPRYLSFVKGVVDSNDLPLNVSREILQESRIVRIMRKRLVRKAFDMILGISCSENRDDYEAFWENYGKFLKLGCMEDKENHKRIAPLLRFFSSQSNEELISLDEYVESMKPEQKAIYYIAGDSLSSAKNAPFLEKLNEMGYEVLLLIDPMDEVSLTNLNSYKDKSFVDISKEDLDLGDKNEEREKEMKQEYSQTCDWIKKRLGERVARVDVSNRLSSSPCVLVAAKFGWSANMERLMRAQSIGDTSSLDFMRSRKVFEINPEHEIIKRLNAACRINPDDPEALKAIDILFETSMISSGFTPDNPTDLSGKIYDMMSTAMAGKWASQPQPAQPSQQPAAPSSSEPEPLEAEVVEPVEAGQQK